From one Lycium ferocissimum isolate CSIRO_LF1 chromosome 5, AGI_CSIRO_Lferr_CH_V1, whole genome shotgun sequence genomic stretch:
- the LOC132057759 gene encoding secreted RxLR effector protein 161-like, which produces MDNAHPLSTPMVVRSLEVSKDPFRSQEENKELLGPEVPYLSAIGALMYLANATRPDIAFFINLLARYSSSPTRRHWNEIKHILRYLKGTSDMGMFYTNKGSTDLVGYADAGYLSIHKARSQTAIMFTYGESLLYHGDRQSESIVATSSNHL; this is translated from the coding sequence ATGGACAATGCGCATCCTTTAAGTACTCCTATGGTTGTTCGCTCACTTGAAGTGAGCAAAGATCCATTCCGATCTCaggaagaaaacaaagagcTACTTGGGcctgaagtaccatatcttagtgCAATAGGTGCACTTATGTATCTTGCTAATGCTACAAGACCTGACATAgcatttttcattaatttacTAGCAAGATATAGCTCTTCTCCTACACGGAGGCATTGGAACGAGATTAAGCATATATTGCGATATCTGAAGGGAACTAGCGATATGGGTATGTTTTATACTAACAAAGGTAGTACAGATCTTGTTGGTTATGCAGATGCAGGTTATTTATCGATCCACAAAGCTCGATCTCAAACGGCTATCATGTTTACATACGGAGAATCTTTGCTATATCATGGCGATCGACAAAGCGAGTCCATTGTTGCTACTTCTTCAAATCATCTTTGA
- the LOC132057758 gene encoding uncharacterized protein LOC132057758, which yields MANLTKREFLALDISGNSYMSWILDAEIHLMRWVADTIKDKNTASNQDRVKAMIFLRHHLDENLKMEYLTLKLCGENITDHDMLEKTFSTFPASSMLLQQQYREMKFKKYCELIAHLLIAEQHNELLMKNHESRPTGTAPFPEVIEANFRHSRRGSGRGSSRGHGRGRGRNFNHDSRLAPNNTLHHQQCKRKDEKHENEIQKIIHLQKIANQMPDSSSI from the exons ATGGCAAATCTTACTAAACGTGAATTTTTAGCCTTAGATATATCTGGCAATAGCTATATGTCTTGGATTCTTGATGCCGAGATTCACTTAATGCGATGGGTCGCGGACaccatcaaagataaaaatacGGCATCAAACCAAGACCGTGTCAAGGCAATGATATTCCTCCGCCATCatcttgatgagaatttgaaaatggaatatctcaCG ttgaaattatgtggtgaaaatatCACTGATCATGATATGCTGGAGAAAACATTCTCCACTTTTCCCGCCTCGAGTATGCTCCTGCAGCAGCAGTACCGAGAAatgaagttcaagaaatattgtGAACTCATTGCACATCTTTTAATTGCTGAACAACATAAcgaattattaatgaaaaatcatgaaagccGACCCACTGGTACTGCCCCATTCCCTGAAGTGATTGAGGCAAATTTTCGCCATTCTAggcgtggaagtggtcgtggctCCAGTCGTGGTCATGGTCGTGGTCGAGGAAGGAATTTTAATCATGATTCTCGTCTTGCACCAAATAATACCCTTCACCACCAGCAGTGTAAAAGGaaggatgaaaagcatgaaaat GAGATCCAGAAGATCATCCACTTGCAgaaaatagcaaatcaaatgCCAGACAGTTCTTCGATTTGA